The Candidatus Saccharimonadales bacterium nucleotide sequence ACGATCACGTAGGTTTTCAATTTCAAATAGCGTATAGCGTTCGGACATATTGCTATTATACCTTAGTTAATCTGTTATGTGGTCTATCTATATTTAATTACTATTAAAACATTGCAACCGCGCCTATATAGATGACATAGATATCGTAAGATCTAGTAAAACAGAGGTCAAAAGGATACAATATATCAAGTTATGCAGGACTCATTCTCTTTTACTATTCAGACAAAGCTTTCAAGTGATTCTTTAGCGCGAACAGGAACTATCCATACTCCACATGGTGATATTCAAACACCAGCCTTTATTGTAGTCGGGACTAAAGCGGCAGTTAAAGCAATGGTACCAGAACAGGTCAAAGCTGTTCATGCTCAGGCTGTACTCGCCAACGCCTATCATCTTTATTTACAGCCAGGTCATGCACTTATCGAACAAGCCGGTGGTATTGGAAAGTTCATGAACTGGCAAGGCCCGACATTTACTGACTCAGGTGGATTTCAAGTTTTGTCACTTGGAAGTGGTTTTAAAAAAGTACTTGCCATGGAGTCTGGAAGCGCAAAAGTGGTTGATTCAATCGCACCGATGGGAGCGCGTCACGCATTTGTCGATAATGACGGCGTTACATTTAAATCGCATCTTGACGGAAGTATGCACCGATTTACACCAGAGCATTCTATGCAAGTGCAGCATGGAATTGGCGCAGATATTACATTTGCTTTTGACGAACTCACCTCACTGGTTGATACATACGATTATCAAGTCGAGTCACTGAATGTTCGTACACATCCATGGGCAGAGCGAAGCCTTATAGAAGTCCAGCGATTACGAGAACAAGACCCAGGTCGTCCATACCAAGCATTATTCGGTGTCATACAGGGTGCCCAGTATGAAGACCTACGAAAGCAAGCAGCTACATTTATGGGTCAACTACCGTTTGATGGGTACGGCATAGGTGGTGCGCTTGAGAAAAGTCAAATGGGTGAAATTATTAAATGGGTAAACACCATACTCCCAGAAAATAAACCTCGACATCTTCTTGGTATCAGTGAGCCTGATGATATTTTTCTCGCAATAGAACAAGGCATTGATACGTTTGACTGCGTGTCCCCAACAAGAGTTGGTCGTAACGGCGCAGTGTATACCTATGACGGAAGAGTAAACATTAAGGGCGCAAAATATAAAACTGATTTTACGCCTCTACTTGAAGGTTGTGAGTGCTATACGTGTCAACATTACACACGTGCATATATACAACATTTATTTCGCGCGAAAGAAACTCTTGCTGGAACACTGGTATCAATACATAATGAACATTTCATTATCAAACTTGTTGATGACATTCGTGTAAGTATTATCAATAAAACTTTTTATGAACTCAAGGACTCTTGGCTTAGCCGGTATTACGCTAAAAAAGATATCGCTAAGTCGTGACTAAGAATTATCTGCACAGTAGTCTTTACCTGATGTTAGTGGTATCTGAAGCGCGAATTGTCTCGAATTGGTACTGAGTTGGACATCTCTGTCGCCTACACATATATATCCTCTTCTGTAGATTACACTCGTAAATCCATCGCTTACGACTGAGCTGAGGGTGTAAGGTTTATGTGTTACTGGATAAGCCAAGCCCTCCATGTATTTATTTTGGAATGTAGCAATTTCAGCTTCTGTTGCTGGGTATTTGCCATTGTTGTCGGACGAGTAAGACTCTAGGAGTGTGGTAAT carries:
- the tgt gene encoding tRNA guanosine(34) transglycosylase Tgt, yielding MQDSFSFTIQTKLSSDSLARTGTIHTPHGDIQTPAFIVVGTKAAVKAMVPEQVKAVHAQAVLANAYHLYLQPGHALIEQAGGIGKFMNWQGPTFTDSGGFQVLSLGSGFKKVLAMESGSAKVVDSIAPMGARHAFVDNDGVTFKSHLDGSMHRFTPEHSMQVQHGIGADITFAFDELTSLVDTYDYQVESLNVRTHPWAERSLIEVQRLREQDPGRPYQALFGVIQGAQYEDLRKQAATFMGQLPFDGYGIGGALEKSQMGEIIKWVNTILPENKPRHLLGISEPDDIFLAIEQGIDTFDCVSPTRVGRNGAVYTYDGRVNIKGAKYKTDFTPLLEGCECYTCQHYTRAYIQHLFRAKETLAGTLVSIHNEHFIIKLVDDIRVSIINKTFYELKDSWLSRYYAKKDIAKS